One window of uncultured Campylobacter sp. genomic DNA carries:
- a CDS encoding transglycosylase domain-containing protein has product MKFLKFTLKIALFCAFAFALFLILDALYPLNLDMLNKQKSRILYDRNGEILNMQIGDDQIWRFYASADEIPPRLKQSAIYFEDRYFYYHFGVNPASILRAATYNFTQNFTKKSEGNVERVGASTITMQVARMMRPKQRSYKNKIIEIFNAFQLEWHFSKDEILGMYFNLAPYGGNIEGVKTAAYFYFKKDLRELSNAQIALLSVIPKNPNKNRLDRRSNINALKNRLISQLREGGVISQSEYERALAEPFSPRRYAAPNYAPHYALLAFSNYKMQNFTAKDDVNFTQNLKQGGTPGATSEQASSSTRRAAAGAESNFSDAAGAESNFTAATKVGANLSSAANTQAGVDLKEMNPKEADFKTNAPKSLNLGGTSLNLNEREGVESQAGVKLNEPESAVKPNGGKSANLDERRDLINVAHPSQNSQSLNLNEQRSAMRLPQNFSADTDSDKGQTEYSPQNPSADINLNKRQNAASAADSPQNQQNRQSLNLNERQDAARSPQNSQADASSSERSRVNFIAQTNSASDVSMQADFASSDASAQTDSTPGAKIQTNSVSGAKSRANFASDTKAQINSDLNAKTQENSANSKAGAQPQEQTARAQELARLNEGKIYSSLDLKTQIALEGFLKSEILSLRDKGVRNGAAVLIDNESMRVIAYVGSHDFSANEGQNDGVRSQKNVGSTLKPFIYAKALQHGLITPSKKLIDAPIIFAGYVPRNYNQSFMGAVSATDALSLSLNIPAVKLNLMLGDDGLYEMLSNVHLAEFSKDYYGAGIALGSISMSLMDLTRLYSAFANGGKLRKLEIAGAKIGDDAKILTPQSAYIVTQMLRNAPRSYLGSVWQNTLNAPPLMFKTGTSADARDLYTVAMTPKFTLGIWLGNFDGSKTRDLSGGVSAAKVAFNMFGFLDKSGMLGEVEFARPAGVSLRRVCTDAYREKECAQSADDLTIDGVEPNEECEIYGTSELFYLLKHGLVDPQKVRAGRCAAKFAAVKPVLNDINAKTYETGEDGTLRLKVQCTAVFGERVYIRLSGGSREFIALNSTAFTMENSADLDSKHSSAAQQDNLKQNFTEQNSAVQNSIRQNLASQNVKSQNLTKQNSAGLNFIAENPATRNLASQNSILQNSTEQNSEAQDFTAKNFTDRNSSQQNFVARDFTTQSLAPANSKVKMGEYFARTNGEAFTLSLGAGDFELGCLDENANFAKANFRVNERK; this is encoded by the coding sequence ATGAAATTTCTAAAATTTACGTTAAAAATCGCGCTATTTTGCGCGTTTGCATTCGCTCTGTTTTTGATCTTGGACGCGCTTTATCCGCTAAATTTGGATATGCTAAATAAGCAGAAGAGTAGAATTTTATATGATCGAAACGGCGAAATTTTAAATATGCAGATCGGCGACGATCAAATTTGGCGCTTTTACGCGAGCGCAGACGAGATACCGCCGCGGCTGAAACAAAGCGCGATCTACTTTGAAGACCGCTATTTTTACTACCATTTCGGCGTCAATCCAGCCTCGATCCTACGCGCGGCTACGTATAATTTTACGCAAAATTTTACTAAAAAAAGCGAGGGCAACGTCGAGCGCGTCGGGGCTTCGACGATTACGATGCAGGTTGCGCGTATGATGCGCCCAAAACAGCGCAGCTACAAGAACAAAATCATAGAAATTTTCAACGCCTTTCAGCTTGAGTGGCATTTCAGTAAGGATGAAATTTTAGGAATGTATTTCAACCTCGCCCCATACGGCGGCAACATCGAGGGGGTCAAAACTGCGGCGTATTTTTACTTCAAAAAGGACCTGCGCGAGCTCAGTAACGCTCAAATCGCGCTTCTTAGCGTAATCCCGAAAAACCCGAACAAAAACCGCCTGGATCGTAGATCAAATATAAACGCGCTTAAAAACCGCCTAATTTCGCAGCTGCGAGAAGGCGGCGTGATCTCGCAAAGCGAGTATGAGCGCGCTCTTGCGGAGCCGTTTTCGCCCAGGCGCTACGCAGCGCCCAATTACGCGCCGCATTACGCACTGCTAGCGTTTAGCAATTATAAAATGCAAAATTTTACCGCCAAAGATGACGTAAATTTCACTCAAAATTTAAAGCAGGGCGGCACGCCTGGCGCGACATCGGAGCAAGCAAGCTCGTCTACACGCCGAGCCGCGGCGGGGGCAGAGTCAAATTTTTCGGATGCGGCTGGTGCCGAATCAAATTTTACAGCTGCGACGAAGGTTGGGGCGAATTTATCTAGCGCCGCAAACACGCAGGCGGGAGTGGATTTGAAAGAAATGAATCCCAAAGAGGCAGATTTTAAAACTAATGCACCGAAGAGTTTAAATTTAGGCGGAACGAGCCTAAATTTAAACGAGCGCGAAGGCGTAGAATCGCAGGCGGGCGTAAAACTGAATGAGCCGGAAAGCGCAGTAAAACCAAATGGAGGAAAGAGTGCAAATTTAGATGAGCGGCGAGATTTAATTAATGTCGCCCATCCGTCGCAAAACTCGCAAAGTCTAAATTTAAACGAACAACGAAGCGCTATGCGTTTGCCGCAGAATTTTAGCGCGGATACGGATTCGGATAAAGGGCAAACTGAGTATTCGCCGCAAAATCCGAGTGCGGATATAAATTTAAACAAGCGGCAGAATGCCGCCAGCGCCGCAGATTCGCCACAAAATCAGCAAAACCGGCAAAGTCTAAATTTAAACGAGCGGCAAGATGCTGCGCGTTCGCCGCAAAATTCGCAGGCAGACGCAAGCTCTAGCGAGCGGTCGCGTGTAAATTTTATTGCGCAAACAAATTCCGCTTCGGATGTTAGTATGCAGGCGGATTTTGCTTCGTCGGACGCTAGTGCCCAGACAGATTCTACTCCAGGCGCCAAAATACAGACAAATTCTGTTTCAGGCGCCAAATCGCGGGCAAATTTCGCTTCGGACACTAAGGCGCAAATAAATTCCGATCTAAACGCCAAGACGCAGGAAAATTCCGCAAACTCTAAAGCGGGCGCGCAGCCTCAGGAGCAAACCGCGCGAGCACAGGAGCTTGCACGTCTAAACGAGGGTAAAATTTATTCGAGCTTGGATCTGAAAACACAGATTGCGCTTGAGGGCTTTTTGAAAAGCGAGATCCTCTCTCTACGCGATAAGGGCGTTAGAAACGGCGCTGCGGTGCTGATCGACAACGAAAGTATGAGGGTGATCGCTTACGTCGGCAGCCACGATTTTAGCGCCAATGAGGGGCAAAACGACGGCGTGCGCTCGCAAAAAAACGTAGGCTCTACGCTCAAGCCCTTCATCTACGCCAAGGCCCTGCAGCACGGGCTCATCACCCCTTCAAAAAAGCTGATCGACGCGCCGATAATCTTCGCGGGCTACGTGCCGCGCAACTACAACCAGAGCTTCATGGGTGCAGTGAGTGCGACTGACGCGCTAAGTCTTAGCCTAAATATCCCCGCGGTAAAGTTAAATTTAATGCTTGGTGACGACGGGCTGTATGAGATGCTATCAAACGTGCATCTGGCGGAGTTTAGCAAGGATTATTACGGCGCAGGTATCGCACTGGGCAGTATTTCGATGAGCCTAATGGATCTTACTCGCCTTTACAGCGCGTTTGCAAACGGCGGCAAGCTGCGAAAGCTCGAAATAGCGGGCGCAAAGATCGGCGATGATGCTAAAATTTTAACCCCGCAGAGCGCCTACATCGTAACGCAGATGTTAAGAAACGCGCCGCGCTCCTATCTCGGCTCGGTGTGGCAAAACACCCTAAACGCGCCGCCTCTGATGTTTAAAACGGGCACGAGCGCCGATGCGCGCGATCTCTACACCGTCGCTATGACGCCTAAATTTACCCTCGGCATCTGGCTGGGAAATTTCGACGGCTCCAAAACTAGGGATCTTAGCGGCGGCGTGAGTGCCGCAAAAGTGGCGTTTAATATGTTTGGCTTCCTCGATAAATCGGGCATGCTAGGCGAGGTAGAGTTTGCGCGCCCCGCGGGCGTGAGCTTGCGGCGGGTATGCACCGACGCGTACCGCGAAAAGGAGTGCGCGCAAAGCGCCGATGATCTTACTATAGATGGGGTTGAGCCCAACGAGGAGTGCGAAATTTACGGCACGAGCGAGCTTTTTTATCTGCTAAAACACGGCCTAGTCGATCCACAAAAGGTGCGCGCAGGAAGATGTGCGGCTAAATTTGCTGCCGTAAAGCCCGTGCTAAACGATATCAACGCCAAAACCTACGAGACCGGCGAGGACGGCACGCTGCGGCTAAAGGTACAGTGCACGGCGGTTTTCGGCGAGCGGGTATATATCAGACTAAGCGGCGGTTCGCGGGAGTTTATAGCGCTAAATTCCACCGCGTTTACGATGGAGAATTCCGCGGATTTGGATTCCAAGCATTCTAGCGCGGCGCAGCAAGATAATTTAAAGCAAAATTTTACAGAACAGAATTCCGCGGTACAAAATTCCATACGACAAAATTTAGCGTCGCAGAATGTAAAATCACAAAATCTTACGAAGCAAAATTCTGCGGGATTGAATTTTATAGCTGAAAATCCAGCCACACGGAATTTGGCGTCGCAAAATTCTATCTTGCAAAATTCCACAGAGCAAAATTCGGAGGCTCAAGATTTCACAGCGAAAAATTTTACGGATCGAAATTCCTCGCAGCAAAATTTTGTGGCACGCGATTTCACCACGCAAAGCCTAGCGCCTGCAAATTCTAAAGTTAAAATGGGAGAATATTTTGCGCGCACTAACGGCGAGGCTTTTACGCTAAGTCTTGGCGCAGGGGATTTCGAGCTTGGCTGCCTGGACGAAAATGCAAATTTCGCTAAAGCAAATTTTAGAGTAAATGAAAGAAAATAA
- a CDS encoding alpha-2-macroglobulin family protein, giving the protein MKTKLLSAALFCALASFAAGVEIKYASGAYEISGVDGSGFSVTQKQILKCTPKITGTYESVSESLIRLYPKPMLSAGVNYSCEARGVRFEFETEPFSTEHIALLRPGLVAIKFNDAVSKDALQQATRIYRAQNLAQNDISYELSSHDDRNFLFSFDPKAQNVVLQIESLTSKAGAKLQNPVELRTDEEPFNDSINASNLSGVQIRPAALKDGSLAARVCFPNYMDELSAKYVRIVGVSKFSLTQPRYYYYDEDEEGGESDDPSCYYYADIVSDEFMPNKSYEIRLLKGFGDSSYILRDEIKQSVKMGDRLPFVAFSDEKNFIPKSASLAFKSSNVNEVKISIAKVPEQNFRYFLNFESNEDSVGGLASEIAVKSFDIGGAKNAVTEHKIAMDFKGYEDGIYKITAFYKVGEKMQEVSRVAYLSDITAQVVLLERGALIYTSRLSNGEELSRAKVKIYSDKNELIVEDKTDGDGILRLENMEILAKNPRSIEISKGDEHAFVLFNNAVASVEKTITAKRPFVYLASELISPNERLLGTIVMKNRDFSSLKNTPIKFKIYDPSGTAVITRAQNTDEFGSVKIDELMGEKSGTYRLDLIYEDKIIASKSFSVENFVPNRIKNEILTAKDEYGADEIITLKLSSNYLAGAPAGDLKGSLEANAYEKELKIKGYEGFSFLNDRLKKKGATQLRRAEFTLSSAGKKELALSPAAADLNVSNAINILLNFSVTEEGKNVNAYRSLSYLPYDRIVGIRASKDFISSGDSVKFGFALLDSKTKTDVKGKIDVEIYRDDFTYVYDGNRYVEQESFNLVSAVSTDAREFEYKFQNGGNYLIVANDYSSGASAGVRVDVSGWGYYGRVNAKDVQSAKIKLASDKVKAGDKIKGVINSPVESGVLNISLVGEQVYDYKILSVKGGSAEFELSVPDNFVGGHINAVIARAATPAAMPLRAYANVPVALDASSHKANVQILAEKSYKNGQNAQISVKSEPNSKVVLYAVDLGILDIVSQEELDAFKAFDVSAYFALRYFDIYDDLSVYQTTAKELSFGGDGVMAKAKRNLSPVENKKQKKFIKMLIAKADANGEAKFELAMPKNFNSTIRLSAMAIGEAATIGSANVEAKVRDDVIIKPADLTYMVRGDEISVPLTLINTTDKEQKAVLKISSSPSVAISGGEANFTLKPLEVKHTNFTASALDIADANIKFDLDANGQKFSNDVEFDIISQFPRSKLFHVSYGDKPVTLKIDPSYKEIYTHISATPNAFSLADELYLYPYGCTEQLTSKMVAVDYVARKDSNKTLTNRVNEYASRILSRLKPSGSFGYWSAHGVTNYYASIYASDVLLELDARYKFLSNKQRSLIFSALKSDYEDQATLRVYADFVLDQYGKLDDDEINFIYDNGLYDNSPMARIAMAAILKKHNMTTEFNFMREKINQMDYDYAEDGAGLTFASDIRDAAFKLYAFGKAGIKDDSTSKAAIALVRNLKDADNTQERASVIRGFDAYFKDAKKDISFALKYDGETKNFNSPLDTKLAVKDGAIEFTPMSGNGELFFTVLGFGYESAAVKHSPLSINRPFDNDRDKKVEIYREFLDARGNIVDLNKLKVGQKIYSKISWRANHYLYNFAIDEAMPSCFEAVNERLSSAAQARPEGFVDSVAIEHTEYLYDRVLHFPKSGYFYYDPQEGYNSTGVIYTPINVIMSGSCALPAISIEDMQYERVNNYDLQTLKFKVAR; this is encoded by the coding sequence ATGAAGACAAAACTACTAAGCGCAGCGCTATTTTGCGCTTTGGCTAGCTTTGCCGCGGGCGTAGAGATCAAATACGCTAGCGGGGCTTACGAGATTAGCGGGGTGGACGGCAGTGGATTTAGTGTCACGCAAAAGCAGATCTTAAAATGCACTCCCAAAATCACGGGCACCTACGAAAGCGTGAGCGAGAGCTTAATCAGGCTCTATCCTAAGCCGATGCTTAGCGCCGGGGTTAATTATTCGTGCGAGGCGCGCGGGGTGCGCTTTGAGTTCGAGACAGAGCCTTTTAGCACCGAGCATATCGCGCTTCTGCGTCCGGGGCTAGTGGCAATCAAATTTAACGATGCGGTTAGCAAGGACGCGCTACAGCAAGCGACTAGAATTTACCGCGCGCAGAATTTAGCCCAAAACGATATATCCTACGAGCTTAGCTCGCACGATGATCGGAATTTTTTATTCAGCTTCGATCCTAAGGCGCAAAACGTCGTATTGCAAATAGAATCCCTCACCTCAAAAGCGGGCGCAAAGCTGCAAAATCCAGTGGAGCTGCGCACAGACGAGGAGCCTTTTAATGATAGCATTAACGCTTCAAATTTAAGCGGCGTGCAGATCCGCCCTGCGGCTCTAAAAGACGGCTCACTCGCGGCTAGAGTGTGTTTCCCTAACTATATGGACGAGCTGTCCGCCAAATACGTAAGAATCGTAGGCGTGAGTAAATTTAGCCTCACTCAGCCGCGATATTATTATTATGACGAAGATGAAGAGGGCGGCGAAAGCGACGATCCTTCATGCTACTACTATGCAGATATAGTAAGCGACGAGTTTATGCCGAATAAAAGCTACGAGATCAGGCTGCTAAAGGGCTTCGGAGATAGCTCATATATCTTGCGTGACGAGATCAAACAAAGCGTAAAAATGGGCGACAGGCTACCTTTCGTAGCCTTTAGTGACGAGAAAAATTTTATTCCAAAATCCGCTTCGTTGGCATTTAAAAGCTCAAACGTAAATGAGGTTAAAATTTCGATTGCTAAAGTTCCTGAGCAAAATTTTAGGTATTTTTTAAACTTTGAAAGCAACGAAGATAGTGTAGGTGGGCTAGCTAGCGAGATCGCGGTTAAGAGCTTTGATATAGGAGGCGCTAAAAACGCCGTTACGGAGCATAAAATCGCGATGGATTTTAAAGGCTACGAGGATGGAATTTATAAAATCACGGCGTTTTACAAAGTGGGCGAAAAGATGCAAGAGGTTTCGCGCGTAGCCTATCTTAGCGACATTACGGCTCAAGTGGTGCTACTTGAGCGCGGCGCGCTAATTTATACTTCTAGGCTTAGTAATGGCGAGGAGCTAAGTAGAGCGAAGGTTAAAATTTACAGCGATAAAAATGAGCTAATCGTAGAGGATAAAACGGACGGAGATGGAATTTTGCGATTAGAAAATATGGAAATTCTAGCCAAAAATCCGCGCTCTATCGAGATTAGTAAAGGCGATGAGCATGCGTTCGTGCTATTTAATAACGCCGTAGCAAGCGTCGAGAAAACGATTACTGCAAAGCGTCCGTTTGTTTATCTCGCGAGCGAGCTGATAAGCCCGAATGAGCGGCTTTTAGGCACGATCGTGATGAAAAATCGCGATTTTAGCTCTTTAAAAAATACGCCGATTAAATTTAAAATTTACGATCCTAGCGGCACTGCGGTCATCACGCGCGCGCAAAACACCGATGAGTTCGGCAGCGTTAAAATAGACGAGCTGATGGGCGAGAAAAGCGGCACTTACCGCCTAGATCTCATCTATGAGGACAAAATCATCGCTTCTAAAAGCTTCAGCGTAGAAAATTTCGTCCCAAACCGCATTAAAAATGAAATTTTAACTGCTAAAGACGAATACGGCGCAGATGAGATCATAACTTTAAAGCTAAGCTCAAACTATCTTGCAGGCGCGCCGGCCGGAGATTTGAAAGGCTCGCTTGAAGCAAACGCCTACGAAAAAGAGCTAAAAATTAAAGGCTACGAGGGCTTTTCGTTTCTAAACGATCGCTTAAAGAAAAAGGGCGCTACGCAGCTTCGTAGGGCAGAATTTACGCTAAGCTCCGCCGGCAAAAAGGAGCTTGCACTCTCGCCGGCAGCAGCTGATCTAAATGTCTCTAACGCCATAAATATTCTACTAAATTTCAGCGTAACCGAGGAGGGCAAAAACGTAAACGCATATCGCAGCCTGAGCTATCTGCCTTATGATCGTATCGTAGGAATTCGCGCGAGCAAGGATTTTATTTCAAGCGGCGATAGCGTAAAATTCGGCTTTGCGCTACTAGATTCCAAAACTAAAACCGACGTCAAAGGCAAGATCGACGTTGAAATTTACCGAGACGATTTTACTTACGTTTATGACGGTAACAGATACGTCGAGCAAGAAAGCTTTAATCTCGTAAGCGCCGTTAGCACCGATGCGCGCGAGTTTGAGTATAAATTCCAAAACGGCGGCAATTATCTAATCGTCGCAAACGATTACTCAAGCGGCGCGAGTGCTGGCGTGCGCGTGGACGTAAGCGGCTGGGGATATTATGGACGGGTAAACGCTAAAGACGTACAAAGCGCTAAAATCAAGCTCGCAAGCGACAAGGTTAAAGCCGGAGATAAAATTAAAGGCGTCATCAATTCTCCGGTAGAAAGCGGCGTGCTAAATATCTCGCTTGTGGGCGAGCAGGTTTACGACTATAAAATTCTATCCGTCAAAGGCGGCAGCGCGGAATTTGAGCTTAGCGTGCCGGATAATTTCGTCGGCGGACATATCAACGCTGTAATCGCGCGCGCCGCGACACCCGCCGCGATGCCGCTTAGAGCCTATGCAAACGTGCCGGTGGCGCTAGATGCGAGCTCACACAAGGCTAACGTGCAAATTTTAGCCGAGAAAAGCTACAAAAACGGGCAAAATGCGCAGATCAGCGTAAAAAGCGAGCCAAATTCCAAAGTGGTGCTCTACGCAGTCGATCTTGGAATTTTAGATATCGTCTCACAAGAGGAGCTCGATGCATTTAAGGCGTTTGACGTTAGCGCGTATTTTGCGCTACGGTACTTTGACATTTACGATGATCTTAGTGTGTATCAAACTACTGCTAAAGAGCTAAGCTTCGGCGGCGACGGCGTGATGGCGAAAGCTAAACGGAATTTAAGCCCGGTCGAAAACAAAAAGCAGAAAAAATTTATCAAAATGCTGATCGCAAAAGCGGATGCAAACGGCGAGGCGAAATTTGAGCTTGCGATGCCGAAAAATTTTAACTCCACGATCCGACTAAGCGCCATGGCTATCGGAGAGGCGGCTACGATCGGCTCGGCAAACGTCGAAGCCAAGGTTCGAGACGACGTGATCATAAAGCCCGCCGATCTAACCTACATGGTACGCGGCGATGAAATTTCCGTGCCACTAACGCTCATTAATACAACTGACAAAGAGCAAAAGGCGGTCTTGAAGATCAGCTCATCTCCTTCGGTTGCTATAAGCGGCGGCGAGGCAAATTTCACGCTCAAACCGCTTGAGGTCAAGCATACGAACTTCACCGCGAGCGCACTTGATATTGCGGATGCAAATATTAAATTTGATCTTGACGCAAACGGGCAGAAATTTAGCAACGATGTGGAATTTGACATAATCAGCCAGTTTCCGCGCTCGAAGCTATTTCACGTAAGCTACGGCGATAAGCCGGTAACTCTAAAAATCGATCCGAGTTATAAAGAAATTTATACTCACATCAGTGCTACGCCTAATGCTTTTAGCCTAGCGGACGAGCTATATCTCTATCCTTACGGCTGCACCGAGCAGCTTACTTCAAAGATGGTAGCGGTTGATTATGTCGCACGCAAAGACTCCAATAAAACCTTAACCAACCGCGTAAACGAGTATGCAAGTAGAATTTTATCTCGCCTCAAACCTAGCGGCAGTTTCGGCTACTGGAGTGCTCACGGCGTTACCAATTACTACGCTTCGATTTACGCAAGCGACGTTTTACTAGAGCTTGACGCGCGCTATAAATTCCTTAGCAATAAGCAAAGATCGCTGATATTTAGCGCCTTAAAATCAGACTACGAAGATCAAGCGACGCTTCGAGTATATGCGGATTTCGTGCTAGATCAATACGGCAAGCTCGATGATGATGAGATAAATTTCATTTACGACAACGGCCTTTATGACAACTCGCCGATGGCTCGCATCGCTATGGCTGCGATACTTAAAAAGCACAATATGACGACCGAGTTTAACTTCATGCGTGAAAAAATAAACCAAATGGATTATGACTACGCCGAAGACGGAGCGGGCTTGACGTTTGCTAGCGACATAAGAGACGCTGCCTTTAAGCTCTACGCATTCGGCAAGGCGGGCATCAAAGACGATAGCACAAGCAAGGCGGCTATCGCGCTCGTGCGCAACCTAAAAGATGCAGACAATACGCAGGAGCGAGCGAGCGTCATACGCGGATTTGATGCGTATTTTAAGGACGCGAAAAAAGATATTAGCTTTGCTTTGAAATACGACGGCGAGACGAAAAATTTCAATTCGCCGCTGGATACCAAGCTCGCAGTTAAAGACGGCGCGATAGAATTTACGCCGATGAGCGGCAACGGCGAGCTGTTTTTTACGGTGCTAGGTTTCGGATATGAAAGCGCTGCGGTCAAACATAGCCCGCTTAGCATAAATAGGCCGTTTGATAACGACCGAGATAAGAAGGTTGAAATTTATCGCGAGTTTCTCGATGCTCGCGGCAACATCGTCGATCTAAACAAACTCAAAGTAGGGCAGAAAATTTACTCTAAGATCAGCTGGCGAGCGAATCATTATCTGTATAATTTCGCGATCGACGAGGCGATGCCTAGCTGCTTTGAGGCGGTAAATGAGCGCCTGAGCTCGGCTGCACAGGCTCGCCCTGAGGGCTTTGTAGATAGCGTAGCGATCGAGCATACGGAGTATCTGTATGATCGAGTGCTTCACTTCCCGAAAAGCGGTTATTTTTACTACGATCCGCAAGAGGGATATAATAGTACCGGCGTCATCTACACGCCGATAAACGTGATTATGTCGGGCTCGTGCGCGCTTCCTGCGATCTCTATCGAGGATATGCAATACGAGCGAGTAAATAATTACGATCTACAAACGCTTAAATTTAAAGTCGCTCGCTAA